GAAGTTGTGACAGCGCTCACAGAACAGTTACGCAGCCACCATTCCACGAGAAACCCTGACAACCAAAGATGTCCGTGTAGACTCGGACTTCCAAGTCGAGTGGTCAATCAACCCGGAAACTGGACAGATCAAAACCGAACTCAAGAAGAGTTCAACTCCTCTTCCCAATCAGTTACTGCGTATATATCGTCGTCGGGAGCAGTCTCATGTAGGCGTTTGGCGGCGTCAACCGACTTAAGTCGAGATTTGATATCTTCTGCACGATCTGAGTCGACGTAGTAATCATCCTGATCGTGTTCGACGAGATTCTTTTCGAGGAGATCATGTAGCGTTTCAGGCGCACTTGCTTCGTTGACGTCTGCGTGTACAGCGATTTCAGAGAGAGTGAACCGCTCTCCTCGATTGCGTACCAGGAAGCTGAGTACCTCGTACTCGTCGGTCTTCGGGAGCACTGGGAACGTCTCGTGATCTCGGGAGTCGTCCATGATTGTATTATTGACGAATCACACTGAAGCCTGTGAACTATTCTACGATAGACTTATTTCGGTCAACTGGAACCGAAAGCCGATCTCAATTTTCCCATCTCATTCGACTGCTTCGGTGAAGCTTGCTGCCGCATCGATCAGTTCCGCATCGCCACCAAGTGCTTCGACGAGCGGTTCCATCTCCTCGAGCGTTTCGAGGAGTTCTGGGTTTTCCTGAGCGATTCGGAGTAGCTTTCGCCGTTGCTCGTCTTCCCGTTCTTCGAGTTCCTGTACCGCATCGGGCTCCATTGCTTGGTGACACCAGACGCAGAAGGGTTCGTCACGTGGAGTCTGCTTGTCGCACCGAGG
The sequence above is drawn from the Halorhabdus sp. CBA1104 genome and encodes:
- a CDS encoding MarR family transcriptional regulator, giving the protein MDDSRDHETFPVLPKTDEYEVLSFLVRNRGERFTLSEIAVHADVNEASAPETLHDLLEKNLVEHDQDDYYVDSDRAEDIKSRLKSVDAAKRLHETAPDDDIYAVTDWEEELNSS